In the Ranitomeya imitator isolate aRanImi1 chromosome 2, aRanImi1.pri, whole genome shotgun sequence genome, TCCGGAGGTATGTTCACCATAACAGGAGTTGGCCTTTGCTGCTTCTTTGCTTTCCAACTGTTAATCTGGTCCTCTGTCCCTCTAAACATGGGAAAGAATTGTATATACATTCTGGCCGTACCCTCATCACTTCTGTTCTTAGATCTTCTTTCAATCCTGTCAGAAACATACATTTTAGAACTATGGCTTCTCTGGGGTTTTTCAAATCACAGTTATGAGGGGTAAGTGTTGTCTGCAAGTGAAATGTTTCCTACGGTGGGGAGAATGAGGAATTAAATTTTGTGGTTGGGGCTCTTCCTTACCGGAGTTGAGAAACTGTCTGTGGACCCCTATGGCAACCCATGGTAATGAGTATCAGGGAGAGGGAAAACATCATATACACGTGAGCTAGTTTGCATCTGTGGAGACATGGGGATCAGCACTCCCCCGTGGCTGGCACCCATGGGGCCCCTGGCTGTTGGTATATCACCAGGGTCTGCACATAGCAGAGTCCAAGTGCTGGAAGTCCCATCGGGGATGACAGTGATGGGATGGAGATGAGGCTATACGAGTCAGGCAAGAAGGGTATTGTACTGGTGTCGAGGCTGCAGTGACGGAATAAATCTCCTGTTCTTGCGCAGCTTCGTCCTTTTTTGGGCTGCTTTCAGAAGGGGGGCTGATCTCATCCCCCGCTCTTACAGGGGTGGAGGGAGCTGTGGAAACATAGAATGACTTTGTGAGGGGGGGGAGCAGCCTGTGTGTGTGGAGACACTGCACATTGTCTCCCATACATTCTTTCATTCTAACTTCATCACATTCCTCTTTCTCAGTATTTAAGCATGGATCACATTCTCAGTATTTAAGCATGGACCATGTTATTCAGAGCTACTGATCCATGCTGCAacttgcaccccatagtcatatttatcAATCCATGCAATGCGGCATGCTCATTACTTAAATGCTTCCATCTCTCAGCATCCAAACATCCATTTCTTGGCATTCCTGCCTTTTCAAGAATTTTTAGCGGTATTCTTAACTGCTTTATGACCCTACTCAAGACGCACCAGTATCTTGGATCCGTAATCTGTCCTGACCTGGTGTGTCTAGCACCCATAACAGCGGTCAAAGGTAGCGACCTCTATCTTCAGCCCTGTTATGTATAAGCTGGATCCCACTGGTCTACTATGATAGccagcaatcctgcttccaaagcaaAAAGCTGAACCGCAACTCACTGTTCTGTCCTGATGCTGATGCACACTGTCCTGAAAAAGTAGATCACTATGAACAACGCAGTTCCTACCACAAGCGCTGTATACTCCTCATACATCTGGATCTGAGTCCTTACTAGACTCTGAATATGCAAGGTCTATTCCTGAATCCACGCCGGGTTCAATAAGATAATATTCGTGCGTGACATTATCTTGCCACCTTGGCATATACCATCTAGAGTCTAATATATCTTCCCAGCTTTTGTACAATCCATGAGGGTGAGTTACTATATGACAAGAGTATTCTCTGCACCTATACTGGTGAACTGAACATAGACACTTTTCACACAGCATGTGGTGCACACACATGGGAAGCATTTGTCTGATATTTCAATCACATTCATACACGCAGTCCTTCTGCACTTTCCCGATCCCCACATTTTATAAAAAATGCTCTAGTGCTGATGGACAAAAACCTAAATCACATCTATCTGTGGAATCTCCTACTTGGTTCCTATATCCTCTAATTAATATCCTATCTGAGTACGGGATTGTATAAAAAAATAAGCATTTATGTTCACCTAGATTGTCTTCACGTGATTTTTCCCACTTCACTACAGACTCCCACCCGAGACCTTCCTGTAAGTTTTTTCGAGTAGCAACGAACCGGAGAGTTTTATCTTGCTCACTGAAGGCTATTTATACATTGAGCACACATCACCAACGCTGCTCTATACCCCACAACACAGCAATATATCAGGACGGCAGTATAATCAGAACAGTTCAGCACAGCACTACTTCTCATTTAACAACTGACAAGGCACCAATAAACTGAACTAATATAATTAGCTAATCAAAAGCAGAATAAAAGTAATAAAGAAGGAAAGAAACATAGAATATAGGACAAGTATAGCAGAGCAGGTataagacaataaagacattataaTTACAATATTTACAGTATTAACAATTGACATAATTACAAACAGTCAGGAATACTTGTTATAGATACAGACAAAACAAATGATGGAAAATCATCCACTTCATAACAAACCAAGAACAATTGTTAACAGCACTTACACAAACAATAGACAAACATGAGACAACAAATAACATACTTTCTTTTACCTGAGGGCTTTCCCGTTAGAAATCCCCAAAGATTTACTCTAGAAAGCCTCCTTCCCCCGAGAGAAAACTGTGTGAGTAATAAATCTACTCACTTAGGCTGgtatcacatttgcggttgtgtccgcagcgtttctgacgcatacatccgcatgcgtcttgatttcctatctttgacattgtagacgcaggtgcatgcgttcacccgcgtttgcttacgcatgcgtttttcgcggtGTGCGGCAGGGCGCGGCTAAcacaccatgttgcaatttttgaggcggcaaTTTTCTGTCAAATATGAGTGGGTTTAaaaaaagcattactgtctatgggaacgcatgcgtacgcatgtctttgCGTAAGCATGTGTTCAAtgagcttgcgtacttcggactgcgcatgtccaggaactgatttagacacgcctattgagacacgccctcctggaaatatcaaacgcatgcgcataaaaagcacaaacgcatgtaaaaacgcatgcaaacgctgcatttattttgccatcatgcgtaagctgatgcattatcatgcatttgcatgcgtttgtggTTCCGGACGATACGCtgtggactcaaccgcaaatgtgaacctagcctttccCGGGATCTGGTTTCCTGTTCAGGAGTGATGCAGTCAATTGTTCAGTCTGAGATGAAAGTCGAAGGGGAATATTATATCCCCAGCCGGGGCAGTTCTCCTCATATTTCAGGACATATATATACCAGCCTTTTTCGGCTCTTAGGACATACTTACTAGCCCTTATTTCTACTCAACGGCGCCTGTAAATAGGAATCAGGACTACTGGATCACTTTTGTATACAGTGAGTCTATACAATTGTTTGGTATTAATTAACCCTTTCTTCCTGCAGCTCATCATTTTTAGGCATTGTTTGCAGACTACTATTAACCCTTTTTTTCTCCCCACTCCCCTGAAGCTGGGCTAAATGCAATTATTGACCATCATGTTTCGTGCTAGTTTGCTATTTTTCCATGCAAACAATATATCTACATTGTGTCAATATAGAATTCTTGCACCTGGCCAATTTTTGTTTTGTGGCTAATGCCAGTAAAATTGTATTTCTCTACATACTATCAGTGGGTTGTAATAGCGTGattctatatatatttttattattcgaATATTATATCCTGCTGAAGGCCTCCAAGTTGTTAGAGGAGGGATTTCTAGTCCTTCTCAGGCTTTTTTCTGTCTTAGGTACCCAAGCTATGAAGAATAAAACAGTGAGACACTCTTCTATTGTCTATCTGAATAATCTCTCTTTATTTTTGGATATGGTGATCTTTTATAGTACAAGATCAAAGggaaatgaggcattacacaatAATATGGCAGAAATATGAGTTATACAATGAGAAAATGTGGGGGTACCTCCCTTATGTCAGTGTGTTCTGGTTCAAGCATTCAAGTTATCAAGAAAATTTGGGTGGAATCCATAGAATTTTGGGTGATGACAGACTTTATTGCTTAAAATTGGAAACAATAACATGTCCTTGATAATTTCTGGGAATTGAAGGGACTCACCAATAGCAATCAAAATATCCACACGTAGACAGATGATAATTATGAACATAGGCCATTATTCCATAATACTATTTCCTTGCATTTTATTCAGAACAGAAGTTTACCATTTCTTTcacagtttttgtacaatttgccaAAAACATGTATAGTTTCTGCCTGTATgagttatttttgatggtcaacaaaataGAATTTTCCAACAATTCCTTTTTCACACTCTAGGTATGATAATGACTTCTATATGGGATTTTTGATGTTTAaaatggttgtccactacttggacaactctttCTCTATTCTCATGTTTGGTcctattaaaataaaaacaattatacAAACTTCCCATGACGGCGcagttccagtggtgtcagcacttgcATTCCTGatgctcatgtgaggttgttaagTCATGTGAGCTGTGCATCAAGTCAGCACTGGTGTTACTGTCCCCACCTATGGACAAATCGAACAGCACAAGGAAATTAGAGAGCAGCTGCAGCTctggcttcctgttgatgttcaagaCGTCCAAAGGTGGGGGCAGGGAAGCAGACACTGGGCGCAGGGCTTGTGTGATGTAACAACCTTACGTGAGCCCCAGGAACGGCACCAGCATGGGATCTGAGTATGAGCATTTTTTACTTTTAAGAggtcaaacatgaggaatgacagaaGGTTTTCCtagtagttgacaacccctttaagaacataCAATTTTTGGATAAAACATTTttaacattctgaacatgaaaaaggcttctcctctgtataacttctctgatgttttttttttattcaaataaatttttattaagaataacaagataaatgacatgttacattgtcattttcaatacaaagctttccaccccccccttcaaacattcccattcaatcccaccaccccccaaccccaccaacaaagcagctcaccttgcttagcacttccataacttctctgatgtttattaagagttgatttctgtgtaaaacatttcccacattaaaaacatgataaaggcttttcccctgtgtgggttctctggtggccatCAAGATGCGCTTTCTGAGTAAAACATTTCGCACATTCTGAACAtttaaaaggcttctcccctgtgtgggttctttgatgtTTAACAACATCTGATTTCTGATtaaaatgtttcccacattctaaacagggaaaaggcttctcccctgtgtgaattctctggtgcttaacaagatatgctttctggttaaaacatttcccacattctgaacatgaaaaaggcttctcccctctgtgactACTCTGGTGCCTAAAAAgagatgatttcttcacaaaacattttccacattctgaacatgaaaatggctgttcccctgtgtgacttctctgatgtgtaaAAAGAGCCGATTTctcggtaaaacatttcccacattctaaacatgaaaatggcttctcccctgtgtgagttctctgatgtgtaacaagagttgATGTGtatgcaaaacattttccacactctgaacaggaaaaaggcttctcccctgtgtgtgttctctgATGAATAACAAGATTCCATTtcaggctaaaacatttcccacattctgaacaggaaaaaggcttctcccctgtgtgagttctctggtgactaacaagatctgatttctcattaaaacatttcccacattctgaacaagaaaaaggcttctcccctgtgtgagttctctggtgtctaagaagatgcgatttctggttaaaacatctcatacacttggaacaagaaaatctattctctgGTCTGTTAATTTTTTGCTTCTTTGCTGTAGGAgcaatttgttttttaatgcttattttgtgactttgattttccttagtagttggtaatgaatcagaagacaagacctgtttcaaaggatcagatgacagatctttgctttgAAGGAATGATggcatatctggagtaatggcattcacttcaattgtatcctgtgagagctcaaaatcatctgatttaaaaattgaagaggtCATCTGTCCCTCTGAtcgcctggtacagtcatctgtcaaAGAGAAAAACAATTATTAATTATATTGAAATTCATATTTAATATTTCTACTTAAAACTGTCCCTAAAAATGGCAAGTTAGAAAAAAATATGTAACTATTCTCCAAGACAATGaatgttcacagtctaatagaaaacctcataggaTGAACCAGTGGAGCATGGTGCTCAATTAttagttcattctgcctcccaaatatggaaTGAAAAGCTACAAATTAATGTTATGTAGGATAAAATAACACCAATAAAAATTTCTATTTatctcgcaaaaaaacaagcccccactcaGATCCAATCTGTCAGTGGGAAAACAGAGGTTTCCACATTATTAATGTTTCAAAGGCTCTTGAAGAGCAACATAGCTTCCATAAGCCGATCCAGCAATAGCAGCTCTCTCAATGTCAAATCTCCCCCttgcttctgagtcttgcagtgtgcccaaaccacatttagcattcatGTACTTGGCACTACTATAATGAAAAAAACACTTAATTTACTGTGAGTGTGTGTCTCCTGAAAAACAATCTtggcactatgtgttgggtaataaaatggcaaatgtgcaaTTTTCACCCTCCAACATCCATTGCATGCTAATTTACAGAAAGTGGCCGTGGAGTCAAAATAGTTACTActatagattaattcattgagggttataatttccaaaatgtagtTACTTTATGGAGATTTCCACTGCACTGCTGGTTTTCTGCCATTTTGTTATATTAGGACCTCTGCAAATGGTGGGTCTCATCCTCTCTGGGATCTGCTCCTGCGACGCCTGCTTCTGTCACCAGGTATCGCCTTATTCATTCTGCAGGCGGCTCTGGTAATGTAGGAGATGTCTGAACCAGAAGCTCTGGGTGGTGAtggctctgtccagccactaagattagggttCCTAGGACCAGTAGTACCTTCTAGTCCGGCAatatgggtgtgtgtgctgtccagctgaaGTAATTTGATCTCTGCttcagccaaatggaaagcaccgcACCCTACTAAAGCTCGAAGAATATTACCggaagctgccagatacagccttgtttTCCTCAGGTTTAGTCTTCTGCGCTCAGCTCCCAGCTTGTGTATTTGCTCTCTGTTGTGACCCCAGGCCATCTACTGACTACTCTGgcatcttatgattttgtattttctctgccctCCTTGTTCTGACCAGGCTACCTGACTATTCGTCTTTCCATCTCACACTACAGATAGGCAGATAACACCATGGCCAAAGCCTAGGGGTCTCTGTGTAAGGGTCATGAGCATATCAATCCCTGTGATCTGGAAAATGGAGTAGATAGCACCAAGCCTGTTCATGGTAgccatcttttgagctgccaggagACCACAATACATtttgtctgcaaactattccagcaaaatctgcattcATATAgctaaatagcgctccttcccttcttaacCCTCCATGTGCGCAGACAGTAGTGCACAACTGTATATAGGGTATTGTTGGACTCAAGAGacgttggaaaataatttgtaaggtcTATTGGATTCCTATTATGCTTTGTGAAGAATtgcaaagttatcaccacataaagtgaccacgtcagatttgaaaaatggggccTGATTAGGAACATAAAACTGGCTGCAGGAACTGGTTATCAGAGTATTTTGTAAACTAACTACTGTAGTCAAAATCTGTGAGTATAGACAAAAACAagtctactgaaatgatcaaactcaacaAACTTCATCAGTAAAGAATGAGTAACTCATGGTGAAAGCTCTCTGGGGTGATTAGAGTATGGGGCTCGGTGGCTCTTGGCAATCTAAACCAATATTTGCTATAAGATTAGTTTTAAAAAATTAGACATTTAAAGATAAGTTTTTAAAATAATGCAGAGCTGAGaggtcttaaagggaacttgtcagatcCCCTGTGGCCTCAGACGCACAAAAAGTTGTGTCTACATACTGTAGCTAAATACCCTAACAGTCCCTTCATTACATTACACAAACAGATCTTTAAGTGTTCCGGCTTTAGAAAGGCACACTGTGCATGAGGTCTTCTACAGTTCCGATTATACGCAGTGTGACTCTCTGAAGCCGGGCATGCGACCAGCTTCAGAGGATCAGTGCAGTGAAGGAAAGAAGCAGCGAGTATGCGCGATGATGCCGGCACTTGTAAGTCCTGTTATTAAACCCACATAGGCTTGAAAACATGCTAAGTGGGCCGATTAGTCTAGGGAGACTAAcgccccattgactagtcaaaggCTTCACTTACATATCTTAAACGGACTTTTGAAATAGTTTTTCTAAAGCTCTGTTTATGTGTGTAATCTAATAAAGGGACTATTGAGCAGGTACGTAGACACAACTGCAGGTGGTTCTGAGGGCATGAGGGACCTTACAGGCTCCCTTTAAATTTAGATAGCGAGGCAGGCcaatcccaccacaatcaaacatACCATACAGATTGAAcatgtaaaaacattaaaaaaaagacaaAGAATAAAAATATCATTCCCCAACAACGTTTGGTTTGTTTACAGAACTCCAATATTAACTGCTTTACCACCAGAAACGTCCCTGTGACCTGGTACTTATTACGTCCTGGCAATTTTGCGTGCACAGAGGCTGTGCGCGAGCAATCActgccagatgtcagctgattctgacaggtgACGCCCGGAACTTTGTGCCAGAAGCGGTCCTGCTCCACTCCCAGTATTTTAACCTCCTAAATGTCACAATCGAATTCAATTGCAGCTTTTCGGGAGCAGGCATAGGAAAGAaatcccctctgcccttggatctgctca is a window encoding:
- the LOC138663588 gene encoding zinc finger protein 773-like isoform X1; translated protein: MWQTLLDLLLSGAPVPPVSTISDPLSENLLYKRIFLIYPSRMDMDRNKMAERIIHLTIEILFRLTGEDYTVVMKTSSEHCQDPVSEGCGRPLSPITGPPPHHLMHEDINDQKILELTYKMIELLTGEVPIRCQDVTVYFSMEEWKYLERHKDLYKDVMMEVPQPLTSSDLSSKRTTPERCPRPLLPQDCKQEDPNVPQDHQGEDLTHINTTETYLRCDEWFKEEIPTFDYPDDCTRRSEGQMTSSIFKSDDFELSQDTIEVNAITPDMPSFLQSKDLSSDPLKQVLSSDSLPTTKENQSHKISIKKQIAPTAKKQKINRPENRFSCSKCMRCFNQKSHLLRHQRTHTGEKPFSCSECGKCFNEKSDLVSHQRTHTGEKPFSCSECGKCFSLKWNLVIHQRTHTGEKPFSCSECGKCFAYTSTLVTHQRTHTGEKPFSCLECGKCFTEKSALFTHQRSHTGEQPFSCSECGKCFVKKSSLFRHQSSHRGEKPFSCSECGKCFNQKAYLVKHQRIHTGEKPFPCLECGKHFNQKSDVVKHQRTHTGEKPFKCSECAKCFTQKAHLDGHQRTHTGEKPLSCF
- the LOC138663588 gene encoding zinc finger protein 773-like isoform X2; protein product: MDMDRNKMAERIIHLTIEILFRLTGEDYTVVMKTSSEHCQDPVSEGCGRPLSPITGPPPHHLMHEDINDQKILELTYKMIELLTGEVPIRCQDVTVYFSMEEWKYLERHKDLYKDVMMEVPQPLTSSDLSSKRTTPERCPRPLLPQDCKQEDPNVPQDHQGEDLTHINTTETYLRCDEWFKEEIPTFDYPDDCTRRSEGQMTSSIFKSDDFELSQDTIEVNAITPDMPSFLQSKDLSSDPLKQVLSSDSLPTTKENQSHKISIKKQIAPTAKKQKINRPENRFSCSKCMRCFNQKSHLLRHQRTHTGEKPFSCSECGKCFNEKSDLVSHQRTHTGEKPFSCSECGKCFSLKWNLVIHQRTHTGEKPFSCSECGKCFAYTSTLVTHQRTHTGEKPFSCLECGKCFTEKSALFTHQRSHTGEQPFSCSECGKCFVKKSSLFRHQSSHRGEKPFSCSECGKCFNQKAYLVKHQRIHTGEKPFPCLECGKHFNQKSDVVKHQRTHTGEKPFKCSECAKCFTQKAHLDGHQRTHTGEKPLSCF